The following is a genomic window from Nitrospira sp..
AGCCCATAGCGGAGAGTCTCTCGACCCTGCCAGCCGATCCAGTATCCGGCGTGATGCCGTGGGATGACGTGTCTCCGAATCCGTCGGAATTGCTAGCCCGGAGTTCTCCGTCTGAGACGCCGGATCAATTTGTCTCATCGCCAGAGGCACTGTTTGAGCCGCCGGTCGAGGTAGCTGTAGCGCCAATCGCTCCTCCGCTTGTGGAGGAGTCACTTGTGACGCAGACCGCCCTCAATGAGCAATCGCCGGTTGAGCAGAATTCCAGTCCGCCCCCTCAATACTCAGGTGATGACAATTCGTCGCCGAGTGCTGTTCACGACAGAGAATCCTCTCGTCTCCAGCCAATGCATGAGGATTTCACGGATACGACTGGCGCCCTGCCGGCGTCGGAGTGGGGCGCGGCTTCATTGCCAGTGCCGCAAGATCTTGAGAGCGTTGCTGCGAACAAGGCGACTTGCGTGACTGAAGCGGTGCAGGCTCCTCAATCGGATGTGTCCAATACGTTGCTGAGCCCTACATCGGAGATTCCCTCTGATCCGTTGCCTTGGGAGCAGGTTCAGGAAGCAACGGTTGCAATTCCTCAATCAAATGAGGAATCCCTCTCCGTGACCGTTCAGAGCGCGGAGGCCATCTCTGTGCCCTCGCCAGAAACCTTGCCAGTCAATGCGGTGGTTTCTGAGCCGTCAGAAGAAAAGCGAGAAGAAGAGCCATCGCTATTGGCCGGGCCGCCGCTGTCGTTAGCCACAACCGAAGAATGTTCGCCAGATGTGACATGGTCGGCACCGGATGTAGCGGTGACTGAGCCAGCGAGTTCTTATTCTCCGCCACCGGAACCATCGCAGGCGAGTTCAGTTTTGGAGGAACAGATATCGGATAGGCCGGCTGAGTTCGTGCGCTTGCCTATGCCATGGGAACAGGTGCAGGAATCGTCGATCAGTATTGAAGGAGTCACTCAAGAGCCTATCGATCTGGCAACAGCGCCGCCGGAACCACTTCTGGCTCAGCTTCAGGAGACAGTTCCTGCTGAAACTAGCGATAGGGGTATACCTGAGGCTGTTGAAACGCCGTCAGCGTTTAGCGGCCTCGCGTTGAACGAGGCGGCGTCCGTCCCAATAGACGAGGTGGTGTCGCCACCGGAGCGTCCCCCCGTTTCCGAGCCGAGCCCAGAGATCGGGAAGTTTTCGTGGGCCTCAATTTTCAACAGTGCTTGGAACTTCGGCTCATCGTCTCCAGCACCGCACGACTCTCTGGCTCATGTTTCGCCGCTAGAGACCGCCGTGCCGGCAGAGGCAGTGTTGCCTCACGAGGCTGTGAGCCTTTCGGTTCCCCCGGAAGGGCTGGCGACCGATGCTGTTTCTGATGCGGTGGAAGAACCGGCACCAGTCTTGTCCCCCATGCCCTGGGATCAGATTCAGGAGACAGCACCCGTTTCGACTTCATCTACGGATAGTGTTCTGAGCCAAGAGGTCGAGTTTCCTGAGGCGGTTTCTGTTTCACCCGTTGAGATTGCTGAGAAAGCCGTCGGCCAGGATGCAACCGAGGTCACTCCTGTATTTCAGGAAGAACAAACGGTACGTGTCCCGGCGGATGAACGTCTAGATGCGGATCCTGGATTTGCCAGTTCGGCAATGCCGGATGTATCCCCAATGCCTTGGGAGCAAACTCAGGAGATATCCGTTGCGATTCCATCCGAGGAGGTGGCTCCGCAGCCAGTCGTCGAGCCACTCGCGGAAGCTCCTGCCGAGCCGGTTGTGTCGTCCGATATGCCTGTCCAAGAGGTTATTCAGGACGTGATGCGGGTTATGGCGGTTGACGAAGCGTCGGCCGAATCCGCGGGTGTTCACATTGAAGAAGCTCCGCATAACGATGTCGCTCCGGTCGAGCCCGCGGAACCATTGTTCCGTTTCCTAGATCCCGAGAAGATTGACGAGAATGGTGAGGTGCACGCGCGTCTCTCCGAAGCGGAAGCGCAGTCCGATAATACGACGTTGCCGAGTGAAACGTCGGCGGAGACGTCACCGGTCATGAGCTCTGCGCCAGTCGATGGCGATTCACCGGCTCAGGCCGAGGAGTTTCACCTCGTCCAGCAAGCAGAGCCGGAGCCTGTCGCTCCAGAGTTCACCAGGCCAGCTGAACCGGCCGAGAGCGTGGAGCCGGCTTCCGTGGCTTCCGTTTCAGCGCCGCCGGCCCCGCCTCTCTTGCCGCATGAATTGCTACCGGTTCTTCAGACGCTGGTCGACCAGTTGTCGGTGGCGACCAAGGTCATTCCTGCGATCTCTGCTGAAGCGAAACCTCGTGATCAAGAGATCGTTCAGGAGGCCGCATTCTTACAAGAGCCATCGACGGCATCGATTTCCGCGGAGCTTGCTGCAAGTCCATCAGCGGCGCAGATGCCTTCGGTTGAAGAGGATTCCCTCTTGCAGGGGAAGACCGGCGAAGTGGCGGGTCACACGCATCGCCTTTTGGCCGAGAAACAAGAAGATTTGATCGAGCCGGCTTCCGAAGCCCCGGTCGTCATTCCGCCAGTCGACGATCCGCTAGCAGTTCCCGCCGATGCGGTTTCTCAATTGGTTTCGCCGGCCGTTGAGACAGCGATGCCGACTCCCTCAGCTGCGCAGGATAAAGAGGCGTGGGTTAAGACCAGTGAGACAATTCGCTTTATTGATCCGAAACTGGCCGCGGCGGCACATCTGTCGCCGCCGCCTCCAGAGATTCAAGAAGAATGGCCGACGGGTTCGCTTTCGCAGTCGCCAGCGGCGTCGGCCGTCGATGTGCTTTTTCAATCATCGGGAGCGCCGGCACGGACTCAGACGATTGAGCGAACGGCTGTTCCCAAGCCACGTCCACGGTTGAGTGCGAAACTGGCCCGCGTCCGTATTGGCCTGTGGTTGTTCATCAGTTCCTGCTTCTCGACGACGCACACAGTGGTGACATCGATTGTGGGGCTGGCGGTGTTGTCCGTGTCGGTCGTGGCGATGGCCATTGGAGTTGTGGGTTTGATTTGGTTGGTGATGGAAGAAAAGCCGAGCCCAGCGTTTCAAAGTCTGACGACGCCTCCGCAACGCGCCATGATGGATTCCGGTAAAAACGGATACTTGCTGTTGCTCGGATTCGAGGCGGATGCGACGGCGGATCCGGTGCAGGCGGGGCACGAACGAAAGCCGGATGCTAAGGATGGAGAGATGGCCGCAGTCTGCCAAGGCGGAGACGAAGGCCAGACCGGATCCAATCAGAAAAATGCGTCCGCGAGTGTGGCACAGGGCTGGTATCGGTCGGCGGATCCGTCCGGACAGTTCACAGCACAAGCGAACAGCTTGAAAGACTGGGCAGGTCAGGCGAATGTGCCCCTCGGCCGTTACCGGCAATGGCTCAAGATGCCGTTTGAGGATTGGGGGCATGGCCAAGCGGTGACCCCACCCTGCGCGGCGATTCTTTTTGCGCATCGGTTGCACGTGGCGGAAGGGTTTAGCCAAGGGGGCGGCGCGGAGGCCGGAGTCGAGCGACTGGAAGGCGACATGGAAGCCTGGCGGACCACGTTGGGCCAGGCGAAGACGCTCCCGGTCAAAATGATGGCGCTGCAAGCGATCAACGACGATATTGCGGTCGCGTCAGGATTACTGGTCAATCCGGACTTCGATGGGAAGGCCCTCCCTCGGATCACCAAGATGCTTCGTCCGCTCGATCCGGTTGAGTCGTCGATGCGCTGGCCGATGCAGAGTCAGTTGGTCTTGGCAGTGGAGTCATATGAGTCGCAACTCGATGCCGATCGGGGCGACGAGGTGCCGCTTCATGTCCGGGTGGCCGGCATGCTTCCGCTGCCGAAACAACGGCGGTTCAACGACTACGCCGAGTACTACGAAGCGTCCTATAAGGCGGCCGGGGAAGGCCGGTATAGTGCCATGCCGAAGCGCGCTACATACATCAAATATCCGGCGGCCGGCGTCATGGACTATGTGACGAATCCAGTGGAGAACATCATCGGGATTGCCCCGCTCCCAGCCTGGGACCGCTACAACGGCTTGGTGATCGATCTTGACGCGCGTCTCCGTTTGGTGAGTCTGCAAGCCTGGTTGCGCCGCAGCCCGCAGGACGACGATCTGCTGGCGCGGATCGCCAAGGCCGGTCAACGCTTTTATGACCCCTATACAGGCCTGCCGATGCTGGTCAATCTCAAGAGAGGGGTTCTCTATAGCGTGGGTCACGATGGTAAGGACCAAGATGCGGACCCTGAACAGGATGTTGTCGTGACTATCCCCGCCAATCAACCTGCGGCTGTTCCTGCCAAACCTGTTTCAAAGTCGAAGTAATCTCGTTGGGTGTACGTATCATCGCACAGTTGGGGCTCGGTTGACTGCCACCGTCGCATCGTCGGCGGTGTCAACGCATGGCCTCTCAAAACGTTCAGAGATATATGGACAGTTCTCTCAGGAGAGAAATTGAGTGGAACCGGTGTCTTGACCCAGCGCCAAGATCTCATGACAATCGGGCATACAGGGTAGGATCCTGTGTGGCTGGCTCGAAATGAGGAGGTGTCTATGGCACTTTCTCATAGAGTGATACCGGCCCGCAGCGGTCACTGCTATCAGGGTGGGAGGAGCGCAACTCTGGAGGAGACGCGGGCGCTTGATCGATTTTTGGCCGGGATCGAACGCCGCGCGTTTCGGATGGCGCAGCTTGCCACGGGACAGGATGATGAGGCGCTCGATCTTGTGCAGGAGGCCATGCTTAAGCTGGTCGAACGGTACGGTACGCGCGACGAAGCGGAATGGGGGCCGCTGTTTCACAGGATTTTACAATCGAAGATTCGCGATTGGTATCGGCGGACAAAAGTCCGCAACCGCTGGCGCCTCTGGTTGAAGGCTGACGAAGACGGCGAAGCAACCGACGATCCATTGGCGGCGATTGCCGATACGGCGACCCCGGCGGCAGACCATCAACTGAAGACGAAAGAGGCTGCGGCGGCGCTCGATGCGGCTTTGCGCGCGCTGCCGCTTCGGCAGCAACAAGCCTTCTTGCTGCGAGCCTGGGAGGAGCTGGATGTGGCACAGACGGCGGCGGCCATGGACTGTTCCGAGGGGAGCGTGAAGACGCATTATTTTCGAGCGATTCACACGCTTCGAACGCGGTTGGGGAATCATTGGCCATGAGTCAAGATTTGCCGCGCGACGATCGGGAATTTGTCCAGCAGGCCAAAGAGGTATTGGATCGTGCTGTCGGCGAGGTGGACCATGCGGCAGTCCTTCGCCTCCAGCAGGGACGGCTGGCCGCGTTGGATGCGCGGGCGCGCCGGTTTTCGTGGCGGCCTTGGGCGTCCGGTCTGGCGATCGCTTCGCTTGCGGCGCTGGCCGTATTGCTCTGGATGCAACCGGCGCCGCCTCTTCAGCAGGCGGCGGTGCCGTTGGACGATTTCGAGCTCGTCACATCTGTCGAGAATGTCGAGCTAGCCGAAGATCTCGAATTTTTCCATTGGCTGGCCGGCGATGATCAGGCAGGGTAGCAGGTCTGTCTGTGCAGGATTGGCAGGCGGCGCGCTGCTGTGGATGGCGGTATCGGCGGCTGCCGCGCCGCCCGAGGCCACGCCGATTCCAGATGCCGACTTCCTGGAATTTTTAGGAAGCTGGCACACGGGCGATGGCCGGTGGGTCGATCCGTTTCATGCCGCTGAATTATCGGGTGCCGAAACGGGGGCTCCTCAGAAACGTCAGCGGACCGAACCGGCGCAGGAACCACCGCGAACGAATCGACGGGAAACCCGTGAAGGGTCTGATCAGCAAAGTGTTTGGCCAATCGATCCCACGCGAGAGATGACGCGATGAGAGGATTTGTACTCAATATTCTTCTGCTGTGTGGCTGGAGTCTCGCGGCATGGGCTCAAGCCGAATCCCCGGGTGTGCCGTGGAGCCAGCTGAATCAGCAGGAACAGCAGCTGTTGCAGAAATTCAATCAGGACTGGGATCGGCTGACGGCGGACCGTCAGGAACGTTTGCGCAACGGCGCGCAACAGTGGTCGAGCATGAATCCCGATGAACGGACCGAGGCGCGGCAGCGGTTCCAGGAGTGGCGGCAAATGTCTCCGGACGATCAACAGCGCTTGCGAGACCGGTTCCAGCGATTTCGGGAGTTGCCGCCGGAAAAGCGCGAGGCCATTCGCAACGCGCGGCAGTGGTTTCGGTCACTGCCGCCCGACGAGCGTCATGAGATGCGCCAGCGCTGGAAAAACATGACGCCCGATGAACGGCGCGCCTTTCGCCGGCAGTTCCGAAAGGACTTCGATGGCGAGAGGTCTGTTCCATCGGGGAATCAGTTTCCGCGCCGCGACCGGCCGTTCCGTCCCAACCGGTAGACGGCTTGCGACGGTTGCTTGACAGCGCGGGCGGTATTCCACAAAATCACCGCACAGAGTTTCTTGGTCTGACAGAGCACGTATCTCAGGAGATCAATCGATGAAAAGCGAAATACTGTATCCGGGGGCCTTTCCAATGGTGCGCATTGAGTTGGCGGCAGGGGAACACCTCAAAGCCGAATCGGGCGCAATGGTCGCTTCTTCGCCGACGGTAGACGTCGAAAGCAAGATGGAGGGCGGTTTTCTTGGCGCGCTCTCGCGCAAACTTCTGACGGGAGAAAAATTCTTCTTTCAGACATTGCGGGCGAGTCGTGGGCCTGGTGAAGTGTTGCTGGCGCCGACGGTGCCGGGTGAAGTTGTCCTTCTTGATCTCGACGGTGTGAATGAATACATGGTGCAGAAGGACGGCTTTCTGGCGGGCGCCGAGGGCATTAACATCGAAAGCAAGATGCAGAGTTTGAGCCGCGGACTCTTGGGGGGCGAAGGATTTTTCATTCTGAAGATTGGCGGCAAAGGGATGCTGGCGCTGAACAGTTTCGGCGCGATCCATAAGATCGAACTCAGGCCGGATCAAGAATACATCGTCGACAACAGCCATCTCGTGGCCTGGTCGGCGACGACGTCGTACAACATCGAGAAAGCCTCTTCCGGTTGGGTCGCCAGCTTCACGTCGGGCGAAGGGCTGGTCTGCCGATTCCGTGGGCCGGGGATTGTCTACATCCAAAGCCGCAATCCAGGCAGTTTTGGATCGTGGATCAGGCAATTCATCCCGGTGTCGGAGTAGCGGATGCTGAAAACGTCAGCGAACTGCGTTCTCGGCTCGATTCAATCCTCAACGTACCTCAAGGGTACGCCTGCGGTTGTCTCTCGCCTGCGGCCTTGTTGGCCGCCGTTTTGAGCATCCGCCAAGAGCGTTGCCTTTAATCAGTCAATCGATCCTACGATGACTCAATTTTCTCCCAATGCCCTCTGCTTCGGTGAGGAGTTTCCTGCCGCCGGGGCTCCTTGCCTGGTGCAGATTGAAGGCGATGGACTGACGATGACGTATGAGCTGGCAGGCGCATCTGCTATCTCGGAGCGCGTGCTGTTTACTGGGCTGTCGGTATCCGCCGGGGGGCTCGACCATGACCATCTCGTGTTGAAATGGGGGACGGGCGCGCAGGCCCGCACGCTCTACCTCAAGCACCCCGATCTTATTCGGGCGTTCCGGGAAGCGGCGCCGGATCACTTAAGCCAGCCCTTTGAGCAGGCGGCGGAGCGCGTGCGGCAGGTGCGCCGACGGCATCGCGCCACATGGGGGGTTGTTGCCGGTTCGATCCTGGCGGTGGCGCTGGGGCTGTGGTTTGGAGCCGATCTATTGGTCGAGATGGCGGTGAGCCGCATGCCGGTGGAGTGGGAGCAGAAATTGGGCGAAGCGGCCTACAAGGATTTTCTCAGCCATCAAGACGTGATGAAAGAGGGTCCTGCCGTCAAGGCGGTCGAAGAGATGACGCAGCGCCTGGTCGAGCAGATCCCAGACAATCCC
Proteins encoded in this region:
- a CDS encoding hypothetical protein (Evidence 4 : Unknown function but conserved in other organisms; MaGe:77307962); this encodes MRADKKIPLKADKKVPPRGHKRGVIGYSKKSALLEDAITQMNAGKYGRSSAALKELLALDPANMEARRLFATLHLRLGSRLPARQAFESLANEALERQDYWLAESLLREYLAAGPRCVPFIEKLGLVYQEKGDALAASEEFAKAIDILVEDPDPDRPALPAELYAKIRELAPASPPAFRLASLFDAQTGELIARPATALSPDQDDISAPFVAVEPLEPIAESLSTLPADPVSGVMPWDDVSPNPSELLARSSPSETPDQFVSSPEALFEPPVEVAVAPIAPPLVEESLVTQTALNEQSPVEQNSSPPPQYSGDDNSSPSAVHDRESSRLQPMHEDFTDTTGALPASEWGAASLPVPQDLESVAANKATCVTEAVQAPQSDVSNTLLSPTSEIPSDPLPWEQVQEATVAIPQSNEESLSVTVQSAEAISVPSPETLPVNAVVSEPSEEKREEEPSLLAGPPLSLATTEECSPDVTWSAPDVAVTEPASSYSPPPEPSQASSVLEEQISDRPAEFVRLPMPWEQVQESSISIEGVTQEPIDLATAPPEPLLAQLQETVPAETSDRGIPEAVETPSAFSGLALNEAASVPIDEVVSPPERPPVSEPSPEIGKFSWASIFNSAWNFGSSSPAPHDSLAHVSPLETAVPAEAVLPHEAVSLSVPPEGLATDAVSDAVEEPAPVLSPMPWDQIQETAPVSTSSTDSVLSQEVEFPEAVSVSPVEIAEKAVGQDATEVTPVFQEEQTVRVPADERLDADPGFASSAMPDVSPMPWEQTQEISVAIPSEEVAPQPVVEPLAEAPAEPVVSSDMPVQEVIQDVMRVMAVDEASAESAGVHIEEAPHNDVAPVEPAEPLFRFLDPEKIDENGEVHARLSEAEAQSDNTTLPSETSAETSPVMSSAPVDGDSPAQAEEFHLVQQAEPEPVAPEFTRPAEPAESVEPASVASVSAPPAPPLLPHELLPVLQTLVDQLSVATKVIPAISAEAKPRDQEIVQEAAFLQEPSTASISAELAASPSAAQMPSVEEDSLLQGKTGEVAGHTHRLLAEKQEDLIEPASEAPVVIPPVDDPLAVPADAVSQLVSPAVETAMPTPSAAQDKEAWVKTSETIRFIDPKLAAAAHLSPPPPEIQEEWPTGSLSQSPAASAVDVLFQSSGAPARTQTIERTAVPKPRPRLSAKLARVRIGLWLFISSCFSTTHTVVTSIVGLAVLSVSVVAMAIGVVGLIWLVMEEKPSPAFQSLTTPPQRAMMDSGKNGYLLLLGFEADATADPVQAGHERKPDAKDGEMAAVCQGGDEGQTGSNQKNASASVAQGWYRSADPSGQFTAQANSLKDWAGQANVPLGRYRQWLKMPFEDWGHGQAVTPPCAAILFAHRLHVAEGFSQGGGAEAGVERLEGDMEAWRTTLGQAKTLPVKMMALQAINDDIAVASGLLVNPDFDGKALPRITKMLRPLDPVESSMRWPMQSQLVLAVESYESQLDADRGDEVPLHVRVAGMLPLPKQRRFNDYAEYYEASYKAAGEGRYSAMPKRATYIKYPAAGVMDYVTNPVENIIGIAPLPAWDRYNGLVIDLDARLRLVSLQAWLRRSPQDDDLLARIAKAGQRFYDPYTGLPMLVNLKRGVLYSVGHDGKDQDADPEQDVVVTIPANQPAAVPAKPVSKSK
- a CDS encoding Putative RNA polymerase sigma-E factor (Evidence 3 : Putative function from multiple computational evidences; MaGe:77307963), translated to MALSHRVIPARSGHCYQGGRSATLEETRALDRFLAGIERRAFRMAQLATGQDDEALDLVQEAMLKLVERYGTRDEAEWGPLFHRILQSKIRDWYRRTKVRNRWRLWLKADEDGEATDDPLAAIADTATPAADHQLKTKEAAAALDAALRALPLRQQQAFLLRAWEELDVAQTAAAMDCSEGSVKTHYFRAIHTLRTRLGNHWP
- a CDS encoding hypothetical protein (Evidence 4 : Unknown function but conserved in other organisms; MaGe:77307964), whose product is MSQDLPRDDREFVQQAKEVLDRAVGEVDHAAVLRLQQGRLAALDARARRFSWRPWASGLAIASLAALAVLLWMQPAPPLQQAAVPLDDFELVTSVENVELAEDLEFFHWLAGDDQAG
- a CDS encoding hypothetical protein (Evidence 4 : Unknown function but conserved in other organisms; MaGe:77307965), which codes for MAVSAAAAPPEATPIPDADFLEFLGSWHTGDGRWVDPFHAAELSGAETGAPQKRQRTEPAQEPPRTNRRETREGSDQQSVWPIDPTREMTR
- a CDS encoding conserved exported protein of unknown function (Evidence 4 : Unknown function but conserved in other organisms; MaGe:77307966) — protein: MRGFVLNILLLCGWSLAAWAQAESPGVPWSQLNQQEQQLLQKFNQDWDRLTADRQERLRNGAQQWSSMNPDERTEARQRFQEWRQMSPDDQQRLRDRFQRFRELPPEKREAIRNARQWFRSLPPDERHEMRQRWKNMTPDERRAFRRQFRKDFDGERSVPSGNQFPRRDRPFRPNR
- a CDS encoding hypothetical protein (Evidence 4 : Unknown function but conserved in other organisms; MaGe:77307967) produces the protein MKSEILYPGAFPMVRIELAAGEHLKAESGAMVASSPTVDVESKMEGGFLGALSRKLLTGEKFFFQTLRASRGPGEVLLAPTVPGEVVLLDLDGVNEYMVQKDGFLAGAEGINIESKMQSLSRGLLGGEGFFILKIGGKGMLALNSFGAIHKIELRPDQEYIVDNSHLVAWSATTSYNIEKASSGWVASFTSGEGLVCRFRGPGIVYIQSRNPGSFGSWIRQFIPVSE
- a CDS encoding M48 family metallopeptidase (MaGe:77307968), translating into MTQFSPNALCFGEEFPAAGAPCLVQIEGDGLTMTYELAGASAISERVLFTGLSVSAGGLDHDHLVLKWGTGAQARTLYLKHPDLIRAFREAAPDHLSQPFEQAAERVRQVRRRHRATWGVVAGSILAVALGLWFGADLLVEMAVSRMPVEWEQKLGEAAYKDFLSHQDVMKEGPAVKAVEEMTQRLVEQIPDNPYKFQVTVVKSDVVNAFALPGGYVVVFTGLMKKADNGEEVAGVLGHELNHVLQRHGLERIVKSMGVMAAVAIIVGDQQGLIGLMRQVGVELLTLKFGRAQETEADLTGLQLVYRAKIDPNGMVTFFQKLAEKDEGRVEWLSTHPMSSARAERLKAELAALPKRSPEPFTFEWSAVQSALGVQPVAAP